The nucleotide sequence ttttcaataaaacggaagataacaacgatgacaaacatccgaacgctcCTTGGGAAATGCTCGATTATtcttgctagtaaagtaggtataatttaaaatagttatgggacatgtttatgttgatttctaatttttccctgcatttctagatactcaagttaattttaagttaattatttacatatgaagtatttttaatttaattttttttattcaagtataagaatttataaatatatttcaataaaaaaacaacaaattatttattatttaaccagtttgtatttttcattcatatatttaagaaactgttgtcgaacgctctctgctttacatgtaagcgcgtgctagaatacatccgacccagacgatgctaaagtattaaatgtcaaaatgtcgcggaaacatttttgcccgtgtgcacgcgaatgaaacatcaaaagagaatttccagtgtctcctggaagatgtctcctcgtgtaaatcgggactaggacagagccagatgtcgaacgttgccgaacgcgggggccgattgtgctctttgtcgttcgttccgcgctctcgcttgcagttcaagcacattagcttacatttgcttgcgtacggaatagattcgtatatatgatatgtccatatgacttgtatgcatctttacatatagatttgttcttattGAAAATTgcgtgtttatatacatatattagtatacaacatatcttataaggtatatggtaaatattaccatacattttttccttcatatataataaaaaaattaataataataatattaaaacaacaggtattattaacaaacttggttttattttaaatttttcaagtaaatcaaattaataataatcaataagaaggcatatgcaaatacaaatacgtgaatttatatatgtacatatgcgcaatgagcaaggtaactacatatgagcaaggtaacactaatgagcaacaaacttggttttattttaaattcttcaagtaaatcaaattaataataatcaataagaaggcatatgcaaatacaaatacgtgaatttatatatgtacatatgcgaatatacatacacatatacgctcacttaagtaggagagagcaagatgtcgaacgttgccgttcatttgctttgtttgctttgtcgttcgttccgcgctttcgcttgcagttcattcaaggtaacggcaatgagcaaggcaacgacatatgagcaaggtaacggcaatgagcaaggtaacgacacattttttcgtgcgtgcagcctgttaaatcgaattataagacgttatcacgtcaaaaggtTTGAGTTATGGACATTTTTAGTTTAACTCTAacacgctccattgcttgtcacTTTGCATATAGCAGCTAGTGCACAAGTGCCAAATACGATAGGCAGATAGGATAAGAAGTGGCAGTCGGCctctaaaccaactcacttagaccgttgcTGATCCATTGCATATAGCAAATAACAGTTTTTCAGCTACTCCTTCTAGTGGCGCCGGGCAGTAATAGACTTTGAGTCTGACGGACTCTTCCTtctcctcattcttgcagcttttgctatacaaggtgaagtctggATCTAAaaaagaaacgacaggagctttctTCTGATAACTTCcagtttatttacccaaaatagtccctctggcctcgatgcactgttttgcgcgatctaaaagattttcgaaagagtgtttcaggtcgtTGAACAAAATCtagaatgtccttcaggatgtcggtacaagcctgttggatggcctctacggacgcaaaacgttttccttggACAAATGCACTTTTCTGAATAAGTAGAAGTCACagcgagccatatcaggcgaatacggtgaatgaatgatggttaaaatgcgatttctagtcaaaagaTCTGTCACAAGAGCGGATCGATGAGATGcttgcattatcatgcaataagcgccaaatTCCTTCTTCACGGTATTCAggacgaattcgacgaatgcgatgcaataaACGCTTcgaaacgccaagatagaaaattgtattcACGGTTTGTGGACAATTCTCTTAGAAtcttaaaaacaaatcagcatcgacttggtttttaatttctCCAAACGCGGtcttttgggtggtggctcgtttggagccttccattcggcactttggcgcttagtttcaggttcatgtcgTAAAAACCAGGTTTAACCAGTTTGtaaccagttacaatgttgtaaaggaagttctcgtcctttctcgcctctttaatgaggtctttcggaTTCTAAGCAATTCTTGGTCCTCAGTTatcttgtgcggaatgaaacgtgcacagataTTTCGTAAACCCAAATGATGAGttgaaatgcgataaatcgacgttttggagatattcaactccgattccatgaatttcaacaaagATTTTagctcatttttgataaatttacgaacaatttcgatggagttttcggtgattactgattttgggtgcCCTGTATATccattgccatttatgtcctcacaaccatctctgaactGTGTAAACCACTTACGAACTCGGGCACGAGATAGAAAAGTATCGTTATaagcttttttcatcaattcaaatgtttcggaaacgttttaccgatttgaaaacaaaattcgatattaGCCCTTCGTTCGGAacacatttttgtaccgatgacaaaaacatactgacactttagacgcaatcaCTCACTTAGTCGCtgccactgaaccgaatgccaCCAAGCCTTCACTGGaaatcagctagggatgtaacatccaacgcactaactcattaaaaatatggcgccatcacacacatttttatgacgccagtcttgttaaTTTTGAACTTCACATTTATAGTCGAAAGGCGGTAGATTCAATTTTTGGGCATGTCGACCTAGGAGACAGtggcctgtgatcaaagcaaataacatattatataaagcCTTTTCATTGACCGGTTAACTAGCGCCGTTGAGCGTTTGACGTTCTATTttggccaaatttttttttgtagcataaCACATAggtatatcaggtcagtccacaggttaggttaggtagtgatggatGCCCATAGAGATGAAGGAAAAAAGGGAGaaagggaagggatggggaaGGTTGAGGGTTTtcggactacgaacggtgactagtctgcggttgtgctaacctctttatgctgctgatgaagttcatcagatttttgttatcaacacctgctatatcagcaggcgcagaaaagaagtgggaaccaagatgcttgaatcttagtcccgcgaaagctgggcagctaaggagcagatgctgagatgattccacctcatcctccatacagcagacgcaaaaaggactcgaagcaaTTCCGAGTCTTACGGCATGTatacctcgcggacagtgccccgtgaggatgcccacgaaatttgagagatgagattttgtcttccccaggtcagtccataagttcgtccGAATTTTACcataataatttcacttttgtacgatttttgcatgcacaaaattattcgcggaatataacagaactatttatattttcttttatatattgcGCAttcacaagtgattttaatcgcggagagaagcacgtgttgttaaaaaataaaatggaatcttcgaacgcgtataagaggcatattttgtattttttttataaaagtggtagaaatgctgctgcagaaataaacacgatcgaccgtctttagtgaatagacgcaaaggattgtttcaccacgacaacgcaagacctcaaaccgcaaggcaaacattaggcaagctgaacgagctcggatgggagcttaTGCCGCATCCACTacactctccggatattgcaccttgtgattatcccCTTTTCCGGGGACTTAAATTCCATATAAGTAACAAGAAtcactcctcaaaagaagctataaaaagtgatatcgaagcgtattttggctcaaacaattttttcaggaaggaaaatatatcattgattaataaatattttaaacatctttttttattaatttaaatttattaaatttaatttaatttatatttggcGCTTACAGTctttggcgcttacactcttttgctcctgctcctatttgtggagtgcatcTTAATGTTACTTAAACtgtaagtcgactccgaatggcaaatatttttgacgtgataacgtcttataattcgattaagccggctgcacgcacgaaaaaatgtgtcgttatcttgctcaatcgtcgttaacTTGCTCATGTGCCGTTACCTTggttgaactgcaagcgaaagcgcggaacgaacgacaaagagcacaatcggcccccgcgttcggcaacgttcgacatctggctctctcctacttgagtgagcatatatatgtatgtatgtatatgcgcatttatatataaattcaattatttgcatatgccttcttcctatgtgcatggtaatgaaccatttctctgttgagaataggacgatgatagaaaaagtaggaaatgaaagggagtgtttcgagtgtaaagtgtcttgaaaaaggcaaatcgatgatggtgcctcttagtgttgttgacttattaacgcgcacaatcgaaattgaacacatctttcatgaatttgataaaggtttcgtcatttttcacgtttgtgtaaatgtaacttgatcaattccattgcgattccatttacctccttctctatatccatacaaaatatctatcaaacaaataaaattaaaattttgttttgaaaattgcacccATTACATCAGCCGAAGGCTATtcgaaaaaactgttttttaccattttgctgttttacggagattcaaacctaggtactccgaattccgaatggtaatcacgcaccaaccctttcggctacggcggccgccatacaaAATTACACAAATCCAATTGTATAGACAATagacgaaaacaacaaaaaaatttacaaactcaataaatttgtattggattttttttctttaaaattatttacttttgctaTTTCTTTCAAGTTGCACTCACAAAAATGAAAGACTTAAGTTACGAACTTCAACACTTTCCCAACTCCGCTAcatcatttcaaatatattcagCAATTCATCCACGGCAATAAATGGCATGCGAATTATTGTGCGCTCAGTAGTCAGCTTTCTTGCAACACTCGGTATTTGAGCATTTTCCATGACAGCATATTCTGGTTTAGTTCCTCGCACAGACGCACTACACAACCTTTGCGTACATAAATAAAAGACACACATAAAAAACAAGACAGAATGATATTATTTGAATTCATAAATACACTTTGATAAGTAAAtagtttttcctttatttgctACCTGATTAGTTACTAATTTGCTAACCACCTTCAGTGGTATTAAACACCTTTAAACTTTTTAACGATTGAAGCACATAAGAGATTTCGTATATATCTCGAACttaatgaaatcaaataaagttaAACGAAAGCCTGTCTACTCAAAAGTCAATTACATTTCCATAAACAATTTTCGACACTAACCCACAAGATATTTTATAACGCGCAGCAAAACCATTGCGAAGAATGGCTAAGTTCCtttttatttctcaattttgttgattttatttgcgCGCTGATTGctgctactgttgttgttgtgagtgTTGTAGAATGTATTACTTTACTGCGTGCCTCACTTTATCCGCCTAGGTTGTTTACTCGCCAACGTTTAGAATGTAATTGAACGCAGAATTGGACTGCAACGCTGATCTTAAGCGAAACAAAATATCCACCATTCGCAATCGCAAGCGAATATTGTCGATTATGTCTTACAGCTGATAGacgtctttttgttttttgtttttcaaattgcaAGTTTGGTTGCTGCTGTCTGACAGTGGCAGTGGTAACGGTTAGTTGCATTTATTTGCACGTTCGCTAAGAAGATTGTAGGTCGTGGCTTTGTGGTAAGCTCGAATTTTATACGCTACGCGCATTTACTATACGAAAtgtctacatatatgtatgcctgtctatatgtacatatatatgtagttgcGTATGTCAGGTGGCCATGCTCTATGCTTCTTTGAATAGTCGAGTGTTCATGAAGGCTTGTGGCTTGGCAAATAGCGCAAAATGTTTATGCATCGAATGCTAAGAACTTCACTACGCCTGCATGTGTTACTTATGCATTATACCTGTACTTCGAGAGTATGATGTGTGTGCCTATATGAGGTTTgagatattattaattaaattaaaggaaCTGACGATTATAGCTAAAATATTTGTTCACACTGTTGGAAATAAAGAATTGTGTCAGAGCAACTATTTTTGAGTTAGCTTCAAGGCACACTGAACAGGTAGTGGTACACTGCACAGGTGGAGCAAAAACAATAAGAgcaatgcattttgtttttgctttaggtctctaaaatttcaaaatacaaacaaaGATTGAGAGTTTAGAGTAATTTAAACACAATTTGACAATTTAGCGatcaaaaagtagaaaaaatcaaatcaaagccatgatggaaagaataatgagatggcgcctatcgcgGTCccgttacgtgattttagcaccagtatggccagattaccattttcgtaacttgatttagcattttttttgttatttagtctcggagttttagttctttcttcatgacatttttctagcctgttctaattaaaatgtaatgtttataattttgtaaaatataaattttttaataattagttaaataattcactcagttttatttagctttacttttttttaacatctggtggcagtgcccgcgattgcaggtgttgttggtgttcttctgctttcggcagtaaaatctctctcgctactagagtgttgcctagctttggatatagaaacgtactaaaatgcccatttaaagaaaataaaacaccaaatttttcttgaattacttaaagaactttctatgcgtgacaaattgtctttagaatgtgctttgtttttttaataaatgtgttatgcttatgtacaatttaatttatgagtttgttttttgttaagcgagactcttttgttaagggaacgacttatttgctatatttgaggttatgtatattaactagataaggtactctttttgtaaaaatgtaagtatgatttctttagtattttctggtattttgtggcttatttttacaatgaatacacctcttgatgccctatgtccactaaggattgatggccggaagaaacgattacacctctatggttttaatccgcattcagtaaattcaaacgccttttaaaatgtgtaaaaaggttttcaatcttaagaagagttaagagaggggcatttaatattcttgcataaccttaaaaggagcatcAAATTAAattcgcactttcaaaatatcaaattttataagaaccaactaattttcattagcactaaaatcttttcagagtggccttttttaaccttcttttgtaataataatacagtttttttaactttaagtttcggtagctttaaattaataaaaaagaaacgaacAAGTAACTTCTAAATTTTCGcgttttcggtataaaaaaggactaaatttattgcgaagaggaaatggttggcaatactccacaactcggaaaaacgtgacgtccgcaatctctgatgggcgcaatcttctttttataattcttgGCTGAAAGCTACTGCTATTATCTGCTCATTGCCCCTTGAATAGCTTGCACAAATGAATTCAAGTATGTAaaggatttttgtattttctccaTTTCTCCAATTGTGAGCTGTAGATAAAAGTGTCATAAAATTGGTTGTATAGCCATTGAGGCCAGATtacatgaaacaacaaatgtatgaaacaacaaatgaataaaacaataaatgagtgaaacaataaatgaatgaaacaacaaatggatgaaacaccaaatgagagaaaacattttctctaatagcgatcgcccctcggcaggcaatggcaaagctgcgagtgtatttctggcattaAACGGCTTCGCTTAAAAAACGATCTACCGTTTTTAGGCGGCATAAGCAaagctgtaggcccctccaaagtgtgtaagcgccaattattattattgttattaaagcCTTTGGAAATTTCGGATAAGAtgctaattttttcttgtttcttccAAAGCGTATTAATAAAGTTTGTCAGACACTGTCATGCAGCCTAAAGCCAAGGCACGTCCAACAAGTATTGTATAAGTGATTACGAAATTTCTCTCTTTTGAACTGAGACTGAAATGCCAATTCTTAATCATTAACAAATCGCAATTTTCAATTCTggttttttaaatactaaaatgaaacaagaatttttaaagttatgGCTGGGTTTaaatattataccaaaattatcTACTACTATCTATGGAGATAAAATCTCCTTCCCTTATACAGGCTAAACGATTTATTTCGAAAGTTATCACAGAGAGAAATATCTTTCGATCAGAAGTAGCTCAAAGTTTAAGGAGAAAGCTGAACATCGAGTGGAGCTTTCAAATAGACGGGAGTGgatcgaaaatattgatttaattttacaaaatatggaTGAGAAAAATAAACAGACGTTATGGAAAAGAAGTCTTAAAGTTTTACGTATATACAACAAATTAGATCACAATAACggtaaaagttatttaaatgATAATATTGATAATTATATGTTAATGTGGTTTTGAAGGCCAGGTGTGATCAGAAAAGGTACaacaatcaattttttgttttttcgataagAATATATTCTTAAGAATATAGTGTGAAACTTTCATGTGGTAGAGAGGTACGCGCGCTCCCGTACCTGTAATTTTAATCTGATTTATCTCGAAACGgctttttttcggcctggtgttgtcaaaacaaaaaaaaaactattcaaggGAATcgcctgaaattttaatattatttgttgttcacaacatcaatggctatcgcccgtgcGAGAATTATatgatattattatttcaattatttcgtattttttgattaaaaaactgaaaaaaagtttagagtgtcaaattcaaaaccgtgccaatttgtaattttttcttttaattctagtacgggacaaggctaatttttttttgttttttgtgtttcagataaataaaagaGCAATAATGGACAATAGCGTCGAGGTCCAAATTTTCGGGA is from Anastrepha ludens isolate Willacy chromosome 4, idAnaLude1.1, whole genome shotgun sequence and encodes:
- the LOC128861390 gene encoding uncharacterized protein LOC128861390 yields the protein MVLLRVIKYLVGCVVRLCEELNQNMLSWKMLKYRVLQES